The sequence AATATCCAAATTTACCTAATACCCTCAGGTTCGAGGGAGAACACAGTTTCGGGCTCGAGACGAGATTCGAGGTCGTGCCAGCTACCACCGGAAATGGACTCGTTCATATCAGGTCTTTGCTCAATAACAAGTACTGGGCAACAACCGGTGGTCCCAACAGCTGGATAACTGCCATGGCCGTTAAACCTGAGGAGAATCAGTCTGAAAAACATTGCACACTCTTCCAGCCTGTTTTCGTGCATTCCAACAGCAACAGCGTCGCTAGGCTTCGCCATGTCAATACCGGCAACTATGTTAGGAGGTATAACGGTAACTCCGATACCGCTAATTTTCTCGGTTGCTTGACTTTATTGCCTAAAATGAAACCAGATGACAAGACTGTTGATGTGTGCACCTTCATTGACTGGGAATCTGTCGTTACGCTGCCCGACCTTATCAGGGTCAAGTTCAAAGAAAGCCAAAGCCACGCAAAGGCCTTTGCTGATGGGTATATGGACTTGCGTTCCAGAGCCGATAATTCCTCAATTTATGACTTCGAGGTGTCTCCAAGTCGCGATGGAGGCATACGCCTGAAGAGTACTCAGTTTGGCACTTACTGGACGGATATGCAACCTAATTCTTGGGTATGCTTAACGCAGGCTTGCCCCAAAGTCCATGACACCAACACCGTATTTTTACCCACAACACTTGATGGAAAATTCGTCGCCATGCGATGTCTGAAGAACGGCTTGTTTTGCAAGCGATACACAGGATATGGTAAAGACAGCTGCATCGCCACACACCACAGCTATCCGGACGAGTTCAGCTACATGGAGATTGAGGAACCTGTTTTCACAAGGACGATCTCCAACGTCAGATATCACCTTACTGATGCAAGGCGTTACAATGAGAAAACTCTTGCACTTATCACTGATGATTCGATCAACAGAACTCAACATCCCCAAACGTCACAAATAAATCTCAAGATGACAGTTATTAAAACAACTAATTTGAGTAACAGTACCACCTGGAAAGGGAGCGTCAAATTGACTGGTACCCTTGGTGTCCCACTCATAAAATCGGGTTCGCTTGAGATTTCCGCTGAGCGTAGCCAATCTTGGAACTGGGGAGAAACGGAGATGGAAAGTGTTGAAGTGGGGTCTGTGCGCACTATCACTGTGCCACCTATGAGTAGAGTGAAAGCGAGTTTGATGGCAACACGGTGTTCGTATGACATACCCTTCTCATATActcagcgtgacgtcctgaaaaATGGGACAACAAAAGTTTACAAAAAGAATGATGGCCTTTTTAGTGGCGACAACGGCTACGATTATAAGTATGACATTGTCGAGCTTCCTCTAGAGTAAAGATCCCTTCATCGGTGGTGGTGACGATGGTGATGGTGGACCTTCACTTGCTTGTTTGGCTTTGTTTATTCGTTTGTGGTGTATTTCTGTTAAAAATCAAACAATCAATTAGAAATGCAGAAGTTCTGAAATAAGATTTGTTAAAAAATAATCTCTATCCGATTAGAGATGCTGATGTGAGACCAGAGTGTCTGTCAATTAGCAGGAAGTATGTATCTAGCAGCAGCATCCCTAGGTTGAATTACAGGTGCACATCCAAAGGTCATATAAGGTTTTcttcctaatataggattcttttcttcctaaaacaaaactcctcctaactaggaattcttccCAAATAAGGGTTTCTTCCTAATATAGGATCCTTACCTCAAATTAGCTTGAGGTATACTAAGTTCTTAAGAGGAGTATGGATACACCTGTATCACATATATACCACACGTGACGCACATATAAACTCTTTGTTCTGCCAACCTAAAACTCTGACAAGTATTTCATTTGTGGAGTTCACTAACACTATACTGGAAGGGCATGAATTGGTTTTGCATATAAACCATATCTGCCCAACGATGATGAGGATAAAAGCTCAGTTCAAAAACCGACCCTTGTATTACTTTATGAACCAAGTAACGACATTGAAAGCAAAGAACCCGAGATAACAATGAGTTAGGTTGTTATTGCATTCCATATTCTCCACAAACGGCACTCTTATCATTGTTTGACCTTCTTTTTCTTGTCTATTAAGCCCTAACCTGTGTGGCTCGTTGCTGCTCATGCTCCTGTGGAACTACACAAGAAAACTGAAATGGTGCACTGAATAAGATTTTCATCAGTATATGTGGTTTGGCATAGATTACAAATCTGATGCTGTTGGCTTACTGCTAAAGGGAtccgatgaagaaaaaaaaatgagaattggGTTCTCTCCGCCGCAAGCTACAGAAGCCACTCTATTTAACGCCCAAAAATCTGCCCGTTCAGTTTAGGGTCAAACTATGACAATCGGCTGTCACAttttaaacctaaactaaacaggTAGGTCTTCGAACCTTCAATAGACGGCTCTTCTTGCTGGTTGGAAGTGAGCCATAGCGGAGAGAACACTAGGCAGGTGCCCTTCTATGTGGCCGAGTCAAGGGTGAATGAGGAGACCAACTTTACATATCGATATGGAAGTGAGTCCCAGAGGGTCCAGCCTAAGGTAGCCTGCAACAAGCTTGCACTTGCACAAGAGCTTGTTTTCTAACTTTTTTCTTATTAAACATCGAGAAAACAACCTACCTGACGACAGTGCTAGTGTATACAGAAGTTAACAGTGCTAGTGAATGCAGAAGTTGATTGTGATCCAGCTTGTAATCTTGAAAACTGAGAACGAAACTACCCTAGTGCTAGTGTACACAGAAGCTGACAGCAGCTTATTCTGTTGCAACTGTCAGCAATTTGGTGTCACAGTGGGTCGCAAGACTGCTATCAACAAGCCATCTCTGACGTTTTTCATTTACAAACAACATTGACTATACATTGTAATGGATCTACATGGTAACTTGAGGAGGTAGTGTACAAATCCCAGCTTGAAGGCATTCCTGCCTCTGTAATATGTACCTGGTCATATATGATACAGGAAATCTCTGTAACTACTCATAGTGTTACCACACACATTAGAAACCAAGGTGAAGAATACTGAAGATCACACATATAGTGGCACATGTAGAACTCGCGCACTGCAAATTTGAGTTTGTGAAAATTGAATAATTAAGCATCCTAGGAGCAAGTCATGTAATTTAGAAACTTTTCATGTCAAGAGCCACCTTCCATCAAAAGGTTGGaaaagcaagtcttatggtgttCTAAAGTCAGTACAATATCTTTCCAAAGCATGTTTGAGGGATTACTGGAATTAACATGGGCTCAAACATTCTCAAATGAGAAGTAGCATCCCTTTTTAGGATAGAGTATGGAACTCCGTAATACCATAAAATTTGCATTTCCAAATTTTTTATGGTTGATTGCTTGGACATGGAAATACCATAAGGCTTGCCCTTAACTAGCCTCTACATTTCTAAAACTTATTCAAAGCGATTTCTTTTTTTGTGACTTGAAGTCAGATCGGTCTCTCCGTTCAGGTGTGTATGCTAAATAGGTGTTACTCTAGTTGTTTCATGTATCTGATTTCGAAGACAAATTATCGAAGTAAGCAAAACAAATATATATCATGCTACTACCCAAAATTGAATGTGTGTAAGGAACTGAATATACCTGCAAGGTCTATCAGTGGGAATCTGTCACCTGGAGCAAGAAATTCTGGCGCCAATTGAGCACTTGAGGAGACAGCATTGCATCTTCTCAAGGGCCACAAAAGTGTCTGTCATGAAGCAAACCAGATAACCTAAGTAACACAAAACTTTTCGTACTAACACTACTCAATTAATCTACCAAAATATGCTCAGTTCATTGTCATTAGAAGGGCATGAAACATAGAAGAGAATTACCTCACCAGCTTGACTAAGTCTTAGTGTCTTTGATCTTAACAAAACTTCCAGGTTTACAGTTTAAcgaaaacagaaaatgcagatcTTATCATCCGTAAGTAGCtcgaaagaaaaatacaaaatgtaTCCGAAAACCAAACCCAATAGAATTGCTCTGTTTTTCAATACAAGGCTGGTATCTGGATggcattttttcttttaatgttaACCAAAACGAGAACCAATCAGTTATATAAGCAAGGCAATAATGAAATCGATTCCTTGTGGAGTTACTCATATTCTACATGACCAGTTGGCCATTGCTCAAGAACAAGAATAACCGACCATTTCCTTTAACCTTTCTGACAAAGGTCACCATCGACAATTCCAAGTCTCATAAGAACAATCTCAAGGATGCTATCAACAAGCATCCTCTGACATTTTCATTTCCAAACAGAATTGACTATACATTGGAATGGATGTACATGGTCACTGGAGGAGGCACAGGACCCAGCTTAAAGACATTCATATATGATATTTGGTTGTACGTACTACATTCACAGAAATGAGACAGGAGACCTCTGTAACTAGTCATAATGTTACCATACACATAAGAAACGAAGGTAAAGATCACATAATATATAGTGGCACATGAAGAAG comes from Papaver somniferum cultivar HN1 chromosome 7, ASM357369v1, whole genome shotgun sequence and encodes:
- the LOC113293889 gene encoding uncharacterized protein LOC113293889: MAKALPKYVIIQSDDNNRYLRIDTEYPNLPNTLRFEGEHSFGLETRFEVVPATTGNGLVHIRSLLNNKYWATTGGPNSWITAMAVKPEENQSEKHCTLFQPVFVHSNSNSVARLRHVNTGNYVRRYNGNSDTANFLGCLTLLPKMKPDDKTVDVCTFIDWESVVTLPDLIRVKFKESQSHAKAFADGYMDLRSRADNSSIYDFEVSPSRDGGIRLKSTQFGTYWTDMQPNSWVCLTQACPKVHDTNTVFLPTTLDGKFVAMRCLKNGLFCKRYTGYGKDSCIATHHSYPDEFSYMEIEEPVFTRTISNVRYHLTDARRYNEKTLALITDDSINRTQHPQTSQINLKMTVIKTTNLSNSTTWKGSVKLTGTLGVPLIKSGSLEISAERSQSWNWGETEMESVEVGSVRTITVPPMSRVKASLMATRCSYDIPFSYTQRDVLKNGTTKVYKKNDGLFSGDNGYDYKYDIVELPLE